One bacterium genomic window carries:
- a CDS encoding acyl carrier protein — MKKDYFIELLKETLEIDESRQIDENTVLTELEEYDSLSTLGIIALIDEHFGKKLSGEYLQNITTVKSLMEMIGEDQFS, encoded by the coding sequence ATGAAAAAGGATTATTTTATTGAATTACTGAAAGAAACTCTTGAGATTGATGAGTCCAGGCAAATTGATGAGAATACAGTACTTACTGAACTGGAAGAGTATGATTCTCTTTCAACTCTTGGTATTATTGCTCTTATTGATGAGCATTTTGGGAAGAAGTTATCAGGAGAATATCTGCAAAACATAACAACAGTAAAGAGCCTTATGGAGATGATTGGTGAAGATCAATTCAGTTAA